The following proteins come from a genomic window of Heyndrickxia acidicola:
- a CDS encoding nucleobase:cation symporter-2 family protein: MKKSFQSVALGFQHVLAMYAGAVVVPLVVGGGIGLSPMQLTYLVSIDIFMCGIATILQVWKNRFFGVGLPVVLGCTFTAVGPMIAIGHEYGISSIYGSILASGLFVILISKYFGKLVRFFPPVVTGSVVTIIGITLIPVAMSNMAGGQGSKDFGSVSNISLAFGTLIVIILIQRFSTGFIRAVSILLGLIAGTAAAELLGKVNFSPVASASWFHIPVPLFLAVPSFQWTGILTMILVAMVSLVESTGVYFALSDITGKRLSEEDIIRGYRAEGLAIILGGLFNAFPYTAFSQNVGLVQLSGIKKNQIIYLVGGFLLILGLIPKIGAMTTIIPSAVLGGAMIAMFGMVIASGIKMLSRVDFTSNENLLIIACSVGMGLGVTVVPNLFAHLPQSVQILTSNGIVIGSLTAILLNLVFNAAAKQKEKASSLTSKAS, encoded by the coding sequence ATGAAAAAGTCATTTCAGTCCGTTGCACTGGGGTTTCAGCATGTACTGGCGATGTATGCGGGTGCTGTAGTCGTTCCCCTAGTTGTAGGCGGCGGAATTGGACTTTCGCCCATGCAGTTAACCTATCTTGTATCTATTGATATTTTTATGTGCGGTATCGCAACTATTTTACAGGTCTGGAAAAATCGATTTTTTGGAGTGGGGCTGCCGGTTGTTTTGGGTTGTACTTTCACTGCTGTAGGTCCAATGATCGCCATTGGTCATGAGTATGGTATTTCTTCCATCTATGGTTCCATTCTGGCTTCAGGACTGTTTGTCATATTAATCAGCAAGTATTTTGGTAAATTGGTCCGGTTTTTCCCTCCTGTTGTAACAGGCTCTGTTGTGACGATAATTGGCATTACATTAATCCCTGTGGCCATGAGTAATATGGCTGGGGGACAAGGAAGCAAGGATTTCGGTTCCGTATCCAACATCTCCCTTGCATTCGGGACATTGATTGTTATCATTCTTATTCAACGGTTTTCCACTGGTTTTATTCGAGCCGTTTCAATATTACTTGGGCTCATTGCAGGAACTGCTGCTGCAGAATTATTAGGAAAAGTTAATTTTTCTCCGGTAGCAAGTGCCAGTTGGTTCCATATTCCGGTGCCTCTATTTCTTGCAGTACCTTCGTTTCAATGGACAGGAATTTTAACAATGATCCTCGTTGCGATGGTCAGCCTTGTTGAATCCACTGGCGTTTACTTTGCTTTAAGCGACATTACAGGCAAGAGGTTAAGCGAAGAAGATATCATAAGGGGCTATAGAGCGGAAGGGCTTGCCATTATTCTGGGAGGACTTTTTAATGCCTTCCCTTACACGGCTTTTTCTCAAAATGTCGGGCTTGTTCAATTATCCGGCATTAAGAAAAACCAAATTATTTATTTGGTTGGCGGCTTTTTGCTCATATTAGGCCTGATCCCGAAAATAGGTGCTATGACTACCATCATTCCTTCAGCCGTTCTGGGCGGAGCCATGATTGCCATGTTTGGAATGGTTATTGCATCCGGGATCAAGATGCTAAGCAGGGTCGATTTTACTTCAAATGAAAATTTACTGATTATAGCTTGTTCAGTAGGGATGGGACTTGGTGTGACGGTCGTGCCAAATCTTTTTGCCCACCTTCCTCAAAGCGTTCAAATCTTGACGAGCAACGGAATCGTAATAGGAAGCTTAACAGCAATCCTATTAAATCTGGTATTTAATGCTGCAGCTAAACAAAAAGAAAAAGCCAGCTCATTAACCAGCAAGGCATCTTAG
- a CDS encoding tyrosine-type recombinase/integrase: protein MKKKRITLRNTGTNEDENLQYNFTLEQAFDYFVSAKKAEGTRKNTVRIYYENFGIFSKWFRNEYPDYTKANDLTTPIIREYLNYLKEERFNLKTKEYGLSDQTLNARLRFLKTFYNFLHKEDIVSENPAEKIKLIRMDERKFTPLTEEEMVRLMSIPDKKQYPQFRDFVLMNLLYDTAMRIFEAVHITVDDLDLKGRRILLPAEITKGRKTRIIPLSNHVIKLLIELISENEANFENKSIFLNWYGEQLNEDTFRRNLKRYLNKANIDKQFSCHDFRRQSITEMLKNGASIWAVQSICGHSQITTTKKYVHFDEQTIKNQHELYSPVVKMRINNKRK from the coding sequence ATGAAGAAAAAAAGAATAACACTCAGAAATACAGGTACTAATGAGGATGAAAATTTACAGTATAATTTTACACTTGAACAGGCATTTGACTATTTTGTATCAGCTAAAAAAGCAGAGGGTACAAGAAAAAATACGGTTCGAATATATTATGAAAACTTTGGGATATTTAGCAAGTGGTTTAGAAATGAATATCCTGATTATACAAAAGCAAATGATTTAACGACTCCAATCATTCGTGAATATCTAAATTACTTAAAAGAAGAAAGGTTTAACCTAAAAACTAAAGAATATGGATTGTCTGATCAAACCCTGAATGCTAGGTTAAGATTTTTAAAAACATTTTATAACTTTCTTCACAAAGAGGATATCGTTTCTGAAAATCCAGCGGAAAAAATCAAATTAATTAGAATGGATGAGCGAAAGTTCACGCCCTTAACAGAAGAAGAAATGGTTCGTTTAATGAGTATTCCTGACAAAAAACAATATCCTCAATTTCGAGATTTCGTTTTGATGAATCTTTTATACGATACAGCGATGAGGATTTTTGAGGCAGTTCACATAACTGTTGATGATCTCGATTTAAAAGGCAGAAGAATTCTTTTGCCTGCTGAAATAACTAAGGGAAGGAAGACAAGAATTATTCCTCTTTCGAACCATGTAATCAAACTGTTAATTGAACTGATAAGTGAAAATGAAGCTAACTTTGAAAATAAGAGTATCTTTTTGAACTGGTACGGTGAGCAATTGAATGAAGATACCTTTAGAAGAAATTTGAAGAGGTATTTAAATAAGGCTAATATCGATAAACAATTCTCCTGTCATGACTTTAGAAGACAGTCGATAACTGAAATGTTAAAGAATGGAGCTTCGATATGGGCTGTTCAATCTATTTGTGGCCATAGCCAGATTACTACAACCAAGAAATACGTACATTTCGATGAACAGACAATCAAGAACCAGCATGAACTATATAGTCCAGTGGTTAAAATGCGTATTAACAACAAAAGGAAATAA
- a CDS encoding HNH endonuclease, with protein sequence MARERDELDKIYNTARWKKARKTALVRDNYLCQECLRRGLITQGNTVHHIIPLREDFSKAFELDNLETICMECHNREHPEKSGGKKKVKNSPEVYKFYGNNDEF encoded by the coding sequence ATGGCAAGAGAACGTGATGAATTAGATAAGATATATAATACTGCAAGATGGAAAAAAGCACGTAAGACTGCATTGGTTAGGGATAACTACTTGTGTCAGGAATGTCTAAGAAGAGGATTGATTACTCAAGGTAATACAGTTCATCATATCATTCCATTGCGTGAGGACTTCAGTAAAGCATTTGAATTGGATAACTTAGAAACAATCTGTATGGAATGTCATAACAGGGAACATCCTGAGAAGTCTGGTGGAAAGAAGAAAGTTAAAAATTCTCCAGAAGTTTACAAATTTTATGGGAATAACGATGAATTTTGA
- a CDS encoding helix-turn-helix domain-containing protein — MSKKAIKVIADTSSYENLSSFDCIEDLNKTVRKYRDLIKASVKRSDLKGRLIILLELLKRHSCKQIGVSYMCKNTIANIMELSYKTVQRLMKKLEELGIIRQIAMKRKKSMLQTSNAIIIQPIQEEVSNKDTVEKGDKCPTLFKTKTTTLKQKINRLRTYETVIQHNDKNSFNDLPVEFCSDRIPKEFVKLMSYYFNKAFQIDEFYKCYMLVCDKYNQQESYCINIALDSFRQLIRKMKRSTINNPFGFYTRILQKKMKGIYIRSQLLNN; from the coding sequence ATGTCTAAAAAAGCAATAAAAGTAATAGCAGATACCAGTAGTTATGAAAATTTGTCATCTTTCGATTGTATAGAGGATCTTAATAAGACTGTTAGAAAATATCGTGATCTCATTAAAGCTTCTGTAAAGCGTTCTGATTTAAAGGGTAGACTCATAATCTTACTGGAACTTTTAAAACGCCACAGTTGTAAGCAAATTGGTGTGAGCTATATGTGTAAGAACACAATAGCAAACATAATGGAACTGTCTTATAAAACTGTACAACGGTTAATGAAGAAGCTTGAAGAACTTGGCATTATCCGTCAAATAGCTATGAAACGGAAAAAAAGTATGCTGCAAACGTCTAACGCAATCATCATTCAACCTATCCAAGAAGAAGTGTCCAACAAGGATACTGTTGAAAAGGGAGATAAGTGTCCTACCTTATTTAAAACAAAAACTACTACTCTAAAACAAAAGATTAATAGATTACGTACATACGAAACTGTTATACAACATAACGATAAAAATTCATTCAATGATCTACCTGTAGAATTTTGTTCTGATCGAATACCAAAAGAGTTTGTAAAATTGATGAGCTATTATTTCAATAAGGCTTTTCAGATTGATGAATTCTACAAATGTTACATGCTGGTCTGTGATAAATACAATCAACAAGAAAGTTACTGTATCAATATTGCATTGGATTCATTTAGGCAGCTCATCCGTAAAATGAAGAGGTCCACTATAAATAATCCTTTTGGATTCTATACAAGAATTTTGCAGAAGAAAATGAAGGGGATATATATTCGTAGTCAGTTGCTAAATAATTAA
- a CDS encoding NPCBM/NEW2 domain-containing protein translates to MKKRKVALGLTGAIIAGSLFSAVGAGASVSVKSLEQQIKTLQASNASKDKQISSYKKQINDYKNQIASKDKDVNYYKSYAVTPLKTKVAYQGNVLSGNYQVGNSSVPALFSYNGVRYAPVNLVGNLLGDSASYNGSSDTVFFGAVPSGSYLSDLISPYESWNTMAVNQKMTMGGQNYTKGYSMYFGGDDTGYSLNLNNKYSHLTGTLGFEDNAENYDTKISIYGDDKLLGTFDLNKDELPVGIDLNIAGVKNLKITSVDAGQIDFANIIVN, encoded by the coding sequence ATGAAAAAGAGAAAAGTAGCATTAGGGTTAACAGGAGCAATTATTGCAGGTTCATTATTTTCTGCTGTAGGTGCTGGAGCAAGTGTGTCCGTAAAGTCTTTGGAACAACAAATTAAAACTTTACAAGCTTCAAATGCATCGAAAGATAAGCAAATTAGCAGCTATAAGAAGCAAATTAATGATTATAAAAATCAAATTGCTTCAAAGGATAAGGATGTTAATTATTATAAGTCCTATGCTGTTACACCTTTAAAAACAAAGGTTGCTTATCAAGGAAATGTATTAAGCGGTAATTATCAAGTAGGGAATTCATCTGTACCTGCATTATTCAGCTATAATGGAGTTCGCTATGCACCGGTCAATCTAGTAGGGAATTTACTGGGAGATAGTGCAAGTTATAATGGATCAAGTGATACAGTATTCTTTGGAGCTGTTCCAAGTGGAAGTTATTTGTCTGACCTAATAAGTCCTTATGAGTCTTGGAACACAATGGCTGTAAATCAAAAAATGACAATGGGTGGTCAAAATTATACTAAGGGATATAGTATGTATTTTGGTGGAGATGATACCGGATATTCGCTCAATTTAAATAATAAATACTCACATCTTACTGGAACATTAGGATTTGAAGACAATGCAGAAAATTATGATACAAAAATTAGTATTTATGGTGACGACAAATTACTGGGGACATTCGATTTAAATAAAGATGAATTACCTGTTGGAATTGATTTAAATATAGCAGGGGTAAAAAACCTAAAAATTACATCTGTTGATGCTGGGCAAATTGACTTTGCAAATATAATTGTTAATTAA
- a CDS encoding helix-turn-helix domain-containing protein, whose protein sequence is MGKRVKSELKRLLDEKGMSIRALSAQTEIPFETLRRLYNDTTIRYERSTLGKVCETLNIELSELLVLVDGGE, encoded by the coding sequence ATGGGGAAACGTGTGAAATCAGAATTAAAAAGGCTCTTAGATGAAAAAGGCATGTCGATAAGAGCTTTGTCTGCTCAGACAGAAATACCGTTCGAAACGCTAAGAAGATTATATAACGACACTACAATTAGATATGAGAGAAGTACACTTGGTAAAGTTTGCGAAACACTTAATATTGAATTAAGTGAATTACTGGTGCTGGTTGATGGAGGAGAATGA